A window of Daphnia pulicaria isolate SC F1-1A chromosome 10, SC_F0-13Bv2, whole genome shotgun sequence contains these coding sequences:
- the LOC124313856 gene encoding uncharacterized protein LOC124313856 isoform X2, with product MGRELSGWLFMASFIIGFFSCAASASEKDKLMTWIHENSDMFVMLKHWNDLPLISTAWKRLKMTPQVQEDRKNFVKSVETFLEILGDDLQIQRPKNVSSIYDNQTLVNGTFEVAPLPQIPSVIDFKDNTGALVNATLVLESSKKEVEPTTNSSASQFSKDDKTLIVQTQTSSIPCSCNDSLQFDSKSFLRDYEEEKRWMRSQLIPLNYLFDKLRVIEDRFTNLQRTAWTCLNANEAKNETTNNVTSNTNVATSNLGLQSRIENLESLSKTFSVEYQNLTAMVMSVQETAKATTEHLEILSSRVSDLAVSKSALYERNNTEDVEYCPEHLDERVPCAEVGNSCYCFSKLQRNWTAAQEFCRKNDMFLLSLETQNETELINNHIKNSGLPKDFYWTSGSDEAKEGQWIWTSTQENITVTNWRNNQPDGGKKENCLYLHSRDEFKWGDWMCNLSQYFICEWLLC from the exons atGGGCAGAGAATTAAGCGGATGGCTATTTATGGCGTCATTtattattggatttttttcctgCGCTGCATCAGCGTCCGAGAAGGACAAGTTAATGACATGGATTCACGAGAACAGTGATATGTTCGTGATGTTGAAACACTGGAACGATTTGCCTCTCATTTCGACAGCTtggaaaagattgaaaatgacTCCCCAAGTACAGGAGGATCGAAAAAACTTCGTGAAAAGTGTCGAAACTTTCTTAGAAATATTAGGAGATGATTTGCAAATCCAGCGACCCAAAAATGTTAGTTCAATTTATGACAATCAGACTTTGGTCAATGGAACTTTTGAAGTTGCTCCGTTACCCCAAATTCCATCGGTCATTGATTTCAAAGATAACACGGGGGCGTTGGTGAATGCCACTCTAGTACTGGAATCAtcgaaaaaagaagttgaaccAACCACCAACagcagtgcaagccaattttCGAAAGACGATAAAACCTTAATTGTCCAGACCCAGACTTCTTCAATTCCTTGCAGTTGTAATG ATTCTCTTCAGTTTGACTCGAAATCTTTTCTACGCGATTATGAGGAGGAAAAACGCTGGATGCGTAGTCAACTTATTCCTTTAAATTACCTTTTTGATAAACTTCGGGTAATCGAAGACAGATTCACAAATTTGCAG CGAACTGCTTGGACGTGCCTAAATGCCAACGAGGCAAAGAATGAGACAACAAACAACGTGACCTCTAACACAAATGTAGCAACAAGTAATTTAGGTCTTCAATCGCGGATTGAAAACCTTGAATCTCTGAGCAAG ACATTTTCTGTTGAGTATCAAAACCTTACCGCTATGGTCATGTCAGTGCAAGAGACCGCTAAGGCAACAACGGAACATTTAGAAATTCTTTCCAGTCGCG TGTCGGATCTTGCTGTTTCCAAGTCTGCATTGTATGAACGCAATAATACGGAAGACGTAG AATACTGTCCAGAACATTTAGACGAACGGGTTCCTTGTGCCGAAGTAGGCAATTCTTGTTATTGCTTTTCCAAATTGCAG agAAATTGGACAGCCGCACAAGAATTTTGTCGAAAGAACGATATGTTTCTGTTAAGTCTTGAAACGCAAAATGAAACTGAACTTATTAATAACCACATTAAAAAttcag GGTTACCAAAAGATTTCTATTGGACGTCAGGTAGCGACGAAGCTAAAGAAGGCCAATGGATTTGGACTTCGACGCAAGAAAATATAACTGTTACAAACTGGCGAAACAATCAACCCGAtggtggaaaaaaagagaactgtCTCTATCTTCACAGCAGAGATGAATTTAAATGGGGGGACTGGATGTGCAATTTATCTCAGTATTTCATATGTGAATG GCTACTTTGCTGA
- the LOC124313856 gene encoding uncharacterized protein LOC124313856 isoform X5, producing MGRELSGWLFMASFIIGFFSCAASASEKDKLMTWIHENSDMFVMLKHWNDLPLISTAWKRLKMTPQVQEDRKNFVKSVETFLEILGDDLQIQRPKNVSSIYDNQTLVNGTFEVAPLPQIPSVIDFKDNTGALVNATLVLESSKKEVEPTTNSSASQFSKDDKTLIVQTQTSSIPCSCNADSLQFDSKSFLRDYEEEKRWMRSQLIPLNYLFDKLRVIEDRFTNLQRTAWTCLNANEAKNETTNNVTSNTNVATSNLGLQSRIENLESLSKTFSVEYQNLTAMVMSVQETAKATTEHLEILSSRVSDLAVSKSALYERNNTEDVEYCPEHLDERVPCAEVGNSCYCFSKLQRNWTAAQEFCRKNDMFLLSLETQNETELINNHIKNSGLPKDFYWTSGSDEAKEGQWIWTSTQENITVTNWRNNQPDGGKKENCLYLHSRDEFKWGDWMCNLSQYFICE from the exons atGGGCAGAGAATTAAGCGGATGGCTATTTATGGCGTCATTtattattggatttttttcctgCGCTGCATCAGCGTCCGAGAAGGACAAGTTAATGACATGGATTCACGAGAACAGTGATATGTTCGTGATGTTGAAACACTGGAACGATTTGCCTCTCATTTCGACAGCTtggaaaagattgaaaatgacTCCCCAAGTACAGGAGGATCGAAAAAACTTCGTGAAAAGTGTCGAAACTTTCTTAGAAATATTAGGAGATGATTTGCAAATCCAGCGACCCAAAAATGTTAGTTCAATTTATGACAATCAGACTTTGGTCAATGGAACTTTTGAAGTTGCTCCGTTACCCCAAATTCCATCGGTCATTGATTTCAAAGATAACACGGGGGCGTTGGTGAATGCCACTCTAGTACTGGAATCAtcgaaaaaagaagttgaaccAACCACCAACagcagtgcaagccaattttCGAAAGACGATAAAACCTTAATTGTCCAGACCCAGACTTCTTCAATTCCTTGCAGTTGTAATG CAGATTCTCTTCAGTTTGACTCGAAATCTTTTCTACGCGATTATGAGGAGGAAAAACGCTGGATGCGTAGTCAACTTATTCCTTTAAATTACCTTTTTGATAAACTTCGGGTAATCGAAGACAGATTCACAAATTTGCAG CGAACTGCTTGGACGTGCCTAAATGCCAACGAGGCAAAGAATGAGACAACAAACAACGTGACCTCTAACACAAATGTAGCAACAAGTAATTTAGGTCTTCAATCGCGGATTGAAAACCTTGAATCTCTGAGCAAG ACATTTTCTGTTGAGTATCAAAACCTTACCGCTATGGTCATGTCAGTGCAAGAGACCGCTAAGGCAACAACGGAACATTTAGAAATTCTTTCCAGTCGCG TGTCGGATCTTGCTGTTTCCAAGTCTGCATTGTATGAACGCAATAATACGGAAGACGTAG AATACTGTCCAGAACATTTAGACGAACGGGTTCCTTGTGCCGAAGTAGGCAATTCTTGTTATTGCTTTTCCAAATTGCAG agAAATTGGACAGCCGCACAAGAATTTTGTCGAAAGAACGATATGTTTCTGTTAAGTCTTGAAACGCAAAATGAAACTGAACTTATTAATAACCACATTAAAAAttcag GGTTACCAAAAGATTTCTATTGGACGTCAGGTAGCGACGAAGCTAAAGAAGGCCAATGGATTTGGACTTCGACGCAAGAAAATATAACTGTTACAAACTGGCGAAACAATCAACCCGAtggtggaaaaaaagagaactgtCTCTATCTTCACAGCAGAGATGAATTTAAATGGGGGGACTGGATGTGCAATTTATCTCAGTATTTCATATGTGAATG A
- the LOC124313856 gene encoding uncharacterized protein LOC124313856 isoform X1: MGRELSGWLFMASFIIGFFSCAASASEKDKLMTWIHENSDMFVMLKHWNDLPLISTAWKRLKMTPQVQEDRKNFVKSVETFLEILGDDLQIQRPKNVSSIYDNQTLVNGTFEVAPLPQIPSVIDFKDNTGALVNATLVLESSKKEVEPTTNSSASQFSKDDKTLIVQTQTSSIPCSCNADSLQFDSKSFLRDYEEEKRWMRSQLIPLNYLFDKLRVIEDRFTNLQRTAWTCLNANEAKNETTNNVTSNTNVATSNLGLQSRIENLESLSKTFSVEYQNLTAMVMSVQETAKATTEHLEILSSRVSDLAVSKSALYERNNTEDVEYCPEHLDERVPCAEVGNSCYCFSKLQRNWTAAQEFCRKNDMFLLSLETQNETELINNHIKNSGLPKDFYWTSGSDEAKEGQWIWTSTQENITVTNWRNNQPDGGKKENCLYLHSRDEFKWGDWMCNLSQYFICEWLLC; encoded by the exons atGGGCAGAGAATTAAGCGGATGGCTATTTATGGCGTCATTtattattggatttttttcctgCGCTGCATCAGCGTCCGAGAAGGACAAGTTAATGACATGGATTCACGAGAACAGTGATATGTTCGTGATGTTGAAACACTGGAACGATTTGCCTCTCATTTCGACAGCTtggaaaagattgaaaatgacTCCCCAAGTACAGGAGGATCGAAAAAACTTCGTGAAAAGTGTCGAAACTTTCTTAGAAATATTAGGAGATGATTTGCAAATCCAGCGACCCAAAAATGTTAGTTCAATTTATGACAATCAGACTTTGGTCAATGGAACTTTTGAAGTTGCTCCGTTACCCCAAATTCCATCGGTCATTGATTTCAAAGATAACACGGGGGCGTTGGTGAATGCCACTCTAGTACTGGAATCAtcgaaaaaagaagttgaaccAACCACCAACagcagtgcaagccaattttCGAAAGACGATAAAACCTTAATTGTCCAGACCCAGACTTCTTCAATTCCTTGCAGTTGTAATG CAGATTCTCTTCAGTTTGACTCGAAATCTTTTCTACGCGATTATGAGGAGGAAAAACGCTGGATGCGTAGTCAACTTATTCCTTTAAATTACCTTTTTGATAAACTTCGGGTAATCGAAGACAGATTCACAAATTTGCAG CGAACTGCTTGGACGTGCCTAAATGCCAACGAGGCAAAGAATGAGACAACAAACAACGTGACCTCTAACACAAATGTAGCAACAAGTAATTTAGGTCTTCAATCGCGGATTGAAAACCTTGAATCTCTGAGCAAG ACATTTTCTGTTGAGTATCAAAACCTTACCGCTATGGTCATGTCAGTGCAAGAGACCGCTAAGGCAACAACGGAACATTTAGAAATTCTTTCCAGTCGCG TGTCGGATCTTGCTGTTTCCAAGTCTGCATTGTATGAACGCAATAATACGGAAGACGTAG AATACTGTCCAGAACATTTAGACGAACGGGTTCCTTGTGCCGAAGTAGGCAATTCTTGTTATTGCTTTTCCAAATTGCAG agAAATTGGACAGCCGCACAAGAATTTTGTCGAAAGAACGATATGTTTCTGTTAAGTCTTGAAACGCAAAATGAAACTGAACTTATTAATAACCACATTAAAAAttcag GGTTACCAAAAGATTTCTATTGGACGTCAGGTAGCGACGAAGCTAAAGAAGGCCAATGGATTTGGACTTCGACGCAAGAAAATATAACTGTTACAAACTGGCGAAACAATCAACCCGAtggtggaaaaaaagagaactgtCTCTATCTTCACAGCAGAGATGAATTTAAATGGGGGGACTGGATGTGCAATTTATCTCAGTATTTCATATGTGAATG GCTACTTTGCTGA
- the LOC124313856 gene encoding uncharacterized protein LOC124313856 isoform X4: MGRELSGWLFMASFIIGFFSCAASASEKDKLMTWIHENSDMFVMLKHWNDLPLISTAWKRLKMTPQVQEDRKNFVKSVETFLEILGDDLQIQRPKNVSSIYDNQTLVNGTFEVAPLPQIPSVIDFKDNTGALVNATLVLESSKKEVEPTTNSSASQFSKDDKTLIVQTQTSSIPCSCNADSLQFDSKSFLRDYEEEKRWMRSQLIPLNYLFDKLRVIEDRFTNLQRTAWTCLNANEAKNETTNNVTSNTNVATSNLGLQSRIENLESLSKTFSVEYQNLTAMVMSVQETAKATTEHLEILSSRVSDLAVSKSALYERNNTEDVEYCPEHLDERVPCAEVGNSCYCFSKLQRNWTAAQEFCRKNDMFLLSLETQNETELINNHIKNSGLPKDFYWTSGSDEAKEGQWIWTSTQENITVTNWRNNQPDGGKKENCLYLHSRDEFKWGDWMCNLSQYFICEW; the protein is encoded by the exons atGGGCAGAGAATTAAGCGGATGGCTATTTATGGCGTCATTtattattggatttttttcctgCGCTGCATCAGCGTCCGAGAAGGACAAGTTAATGACATGGATTCACGAGAACAGTGATATGTTCGTGATGTTGAAACACTGGAACGATTTGCCTCTCATTTCGACAGCTtggaaaagattgaaaatgacTCCCCAAGTACAGGAGGATCGAAAAAACTTCGTGAAAAGTGTCGAAACTTTCTTAGAAATATTAGGAGATGATTTGCAAATCCAGCGACCCAAAAATGTTAGTTCAATTTATGACAATCAGACTTTGGTCAATGGAACTTTTGAAGTTGCTCCGTTACCCCAAATTCCATCGGTCATTGATTTCAAAGATAACACGGGGGCGTTGGTGAATGCCACTCTAGTACTGGAATCAtcgaaaaaagaagttgaaccAACCACCAACagcagtgcaagccaattttCGAAAGACGATAAAACCTTAATTGTCCAGACCCAGACTTCTTCAATTCCTTGCAGTTGTAATG CAGATTCTCTTCAGTTTGACTCGAAATCTTTTCTACGCGATTATGAGGAGGAAAAACGCTGGATGCGTAGTCAACTTATTCCTTTAAATTACCTTTTTGATAAACTTCGGGTAATCGAAGACAGATTCACAAATTTGCAG CGAACTGCTTGGACGTGCCTAAATGCCAACGAGGCAAAGAATGAGACAACAAACAACGTGACCTCTAACACAAATGTAGCAACAAGTAATTTAGGTCTTCAATCGCGGATTGAAAACCTTGAATCTCTGAGCAAG ACATTTTCTGTTGAGTATCAAAACCTTACCGCTATGGTCATGTCAGTGCAAGAGACCGCTAAGGCAACAACGGAACATTTAGAAATTCTTTCCAGTCGCG TGTCGGATCTTGCTGTTTCCAAGTCTGCATTGTATGAACGCAATAATACGGAAGACGTAG AATACTGTCCAGAACATTTAGACGAACGGGTTCCTTGTGCCGAAGTAGGCAATTCTTGTTATTGCTTTTCCAAATTGCAG agAAATTGGACAGCCGCACAAGAATTTTGTCGAAAGAACGATATGTTTCTGTTAAGTCTTGAAACGCAAAATGAAACTGAACTTATTAATAACCACATTAAAAAttcag GGTTACCAAAAGATTTCTATTGGACGTCAGGTAGCGACGAAGCTAAAGAAGGCCAATGGATTTGGACTTCGACGCAAGAAAATATAACTGTTACAAACTGGCGAAACAATCAACCCGAtggtggaaaaaaagagaactgtCTCTATCTTCACAGCAGAGATGAATTTAAATGGGGGGACTGGATGTGCAATTTATCTCAGTATTTCATATGTGAATG GTAG
- the LOC124313856 gene encoding uncharacterized protein LOC124313856 isoform X3 has product MGRELSGWLFMASFIIGFFSCAASASEKDKLMTWIHENSDMFVMLKHWNDLPLISTAWKRLKMTPQVQEDRKNFVKSVETFLEILGDDLQIQRPKNVSSIYDNQTLVNGTFEVAPLPQIPSVIDFKDNTGALVNATLVLESSKKEVEPTTNSSASQFSKDDKTLIVQTQTSSIPCSCNADSLQFDSKSFLRDYEEEKRWMRSQLIPLNYLFDKLRVIEDRFTNLQRTAWTCLNANEAKNETTNNVTSNTNVATSNLGLQSRIENLESLSKTFSVEYQNLTAMVMSVQETAKATTEHLEILSSRVSDLAVSKSALYERNNTEDVEYCPEHLDERVPCAEVGNSCYCFSKLQRNWTAAQEFCRKNDMFLLSLETQNETELINNHIKNSGLPKDFYWTSGSDEAKEGQWIWTSTQENITVTNWRNNQPDGGKKENCLYLHSRDEFKWGDWMCNLSQYFICECL; this is encoded by the exons atGGGCAGAGAATTAAGCGGATGGCTATTTATGGCGTCATTtattattggatttttttcctgCGCTGCATCAGCGTCCGAGAAGGACAAGTTAATGACATGGATTCACGAGAACAGTGATATGTTCGTGATGTTGAAACACTGGAACGATTTGCCTCTCATTTCGACAGCTtggaaaagattgaaaatgacTCCCCAAGTACAGGAGGATCGAAAAAACTTCGTGAAAAGTGTCGAAACTTTCTTAGAAATATTAGGAGATGATTTGCAAATCCAGCGACCCAAAAATGTTAGTTCAATTTATGACAATCAGACTTTGGTCAATGGAACTTTTGAAGTTGCTCCGTTACCCCAAATTCCATCGGTCATTGATTTCAAAGATAACACGGGGGCGTTGGTGAATGCCACTCTAGTACTGGAATCAtcgaaaaaagaagttgaaccAACCACCAACagcagtgcaagccaattttCGAAAGACGATAAAACCTTAATTGTCCAGACCCAGACTTCTTCAATTCCTTGCAGTTGTAATG CAGATTCTCTTCAGTTTGACTCGAAATCTTTTCTACGCGATTATGAGGAGGAAAAACGCTGGATGCGTAGTCAACTTATTCCTTTAAATTACCTTTTTGATAAACTTCGGGTAATCGAAGACAGATTCACAAATTTGCAG CGAACTGCTTGGACGTGCCTAAATGCCAACGAGGCAAAGAATGAGACAACAAACAACGTGACCTCTAACACAAATGTAGCAACAAGTAATTTAGGTCTTCAATCGCGGATTGAAAACCTTGAATCTCTGAGCAAG ACATTTTCTGTTGAGTATCAAAACCTTACCGCTATGGTCATGTCAGTGCAAGAGACCGCTAAGGCAACAACGGAACATTTAGAAATTCTTTCCAGTCGCG TGTCGGATCTTGCTGTTTCCAAGTCTGCATTGTATGAACGCAATAATACGGAAGACGTAG AATACTGTCCAGAACATTTAGACGAACGGGTTCCTTGTGCCGAAGTAGGCAATTCTTGTTATTGCTTTTCCAAATTGCAG agAAATTGGACAGCCGCACAAGAATTTTGTCGAAAGAACGATATGTTTCTGTTAAGTCTTGAAACGCAAAATGAAACTGAACTTATTAATAACCACATTAAAAAttcag GGTTACCAAAAGATTTCTATTGGACGTCAGGTAGCGACGAAGCTAAAGAAGGCCAATGGATTTGGACTTCGACGCAAGAAAATATAACTGTTACAAACTGGCGAAACAATCAACCCGAtggtggaaaaaaagagaactgtCTCTATCTTCACAGCAGAGATGAATTTAAATGGGGGGACTGGATGTGCAATTTATCTCAGTATTTCATATGTGAATG TCTATAG
- the LOC124314522 gene encoding uncharacterized protein LOC124314522 produces MEIKLVVKAIAVVIVACFYSTGHRCVEGQVERSYIRSNLTLRIVVRYPESELINRSLSTDLYIIGNGLGLAWDDLKLLERPGSVDTWSIDLKFSGFLDGYACAECIHNNTLPVNGRLEYRILTSNRTDMVGPNHGTAVHISKLEANFPIREHFSYPYFFSRQGSVRATSVKSLINTVIDSRIWGYYLPPSYNENSYKTYKTFLVPDLNAVSMELYRFSFDDIFAEKAIAEEVVLIGSNDYALVSNVIVDHAQYHGRIAFLTPTPGIEYYCYNGDWSDNCAGCIPANVSGREYMEYFRDGCGYPVEVGGLGDDYVNYMVNEVLPAIQLLTNDRLRIFRDDLGIGGCSLGGLLACHAIWTRPNTFGMGWCKSSSFWWPTEINVDNGFYFLNHTIKETNLGSRAPQRIYMDVGELEEDPYYAQVSAALSVADTMMANSPQFRMDETLWFTLASGQAHSSSNCMSRTWNSLSLLSPPAGAARRPNFPIQTL; encoded by the exons ATGGAAATTAAACTG GTTGTGAAGGCGATTGCGGTAGTTATTGTCGCTTGTTTCTATTCGACGGGGCATCGCTGTGTTGAAGGTCAGGTCGAAAGGTCTTATATTCGATCTAACCTGACGCTTAGAATTGTCGTCCGATATCCCGAATCAGAGTTGATA AATCGCTCGCTGTCCACCGATTTATACATCATTGGCAATGGATTGGGATTAGCATGGGACGATCTAAAACTATTGGAGAGACCAGGGTCTGTTGACACTTGGTCGATCGACTTGAAATTCTCTGGATTTCTCGACGGATATGCCTGCGCAGAATGCATCCACAACAACACCCTACCAGTCAACGGTCGACTTGAGTATCGGATCCTGACGAGTAACAGGACCGACATGGTTGGACCTAATCACGGAACAGCCGTTCACATTTCAAAGCTCGAAGCCAACTTCCCGATCCGGGAACATTTCTCATATCCATATTTCTTCAGCAGACAGGGATCCGTACGTGCTACCTCGGTCAAATCTTTGATCAACACGGTAATCGACAGTCGAATCTGGGGATACTACCTGCCCCCGAGTTACAATGAAAATTCGTACAAGACTTACAAGACGTTCCTTGTACCCGATCTGAATGCGGTTTCCATGGAACTGTATCGTTTTTCGTTTGATGACATTTTTGCTGAGAAAGCTATTGCGGAGGAAGTAGTTTTGATCGGTTCCAATGACTACGCTTTAGTGTCAAATGTGATCGTCGACCATGCCCAATATCATGGCCGAATAGCATTTTTAACACCAACGCCGGGCATTGAGTATTACTGTTATAACGGTGATTGGTCTGACAATTGCGCTGGTTGCATTCCGGCGAACGTGTCTGGTAGAGAATACATGGAGTATTTTCGAGATGGCTGTGGTTATCCAGTCGAAGTTGGCGGGCTAGGAGATGACTACGTCAACTACATGGTAAACGAAGTTTTACCTGCCATTCAACTGTTAACCAATGATCGACTTCGCATCTTTCGCGATGACTTGGGTATTGGCGGATGCTCTTTGGGTGGACTGTTAGCTTGTCACGCTATTTGGACACGGCCCAATACATTTGGAATG GGATGGTGTAAGAGCTCGTCGTTTTGGTGGCCAACTGAAATCAACGTTGACAACGGGTTCTATTTTTTGAACCATACAATCAAAGAGACGAACCTAGGATCGAGGGCTCCTCAACGGATCTACATGGACGTTGGAGAATTGGAAGAAGACCCGTACTACGCACAAGTCAGTGCCGCCCTTTCAGTCGCCGATACCATGATGGCTAATTCACCACAGTTCCGCATGGACGAGACACTCTGGTTCACTCTAGCCAGTGGTCAGGCTCATAGCAGCAGTAATTGCATGAGTCGAACATGGAATTCTTTGAGCCTTCTCAGTCCACCTGCCGGAGCTGCTCGAAGACCAAACTTCCCAATTCAAACATTGTGA
- the LOC124314520 gene encoding U3 small nucleolar RNA-associated protein 14 homolog A-like: protein MSKLKTLQPAEEKQEFLDIDETASNDGDDEQKHEKLLNAISKLGRNKKMKITQRTEPVSKINEHALVQIGTGDGDSKAKKIQVDDLLSVIAKKTRLGALSKTVKQAKSRTQTLKVPLEKPQALRVERAAGYEKVKDEISRWDDTVKGNRNAEQLIFPLNQPSLKMCSSKEFTSKFKPKTPLEQQISELLRGNKNVQAEDQELTPAEQEALTSMSLKEALERRKELAKSRALQSYQEAKARRQNKIKSKTYHRLLKREKMKNHVKEFEALKEHDPEKALEKLEQLDKKRIEERMTLKHKGAGKWAKLQAIRSKYDENARESLADQLRIGKEVTRKVKKSDDESDEDIPPIPLEKSDNPWLGGTESAHPTSEITSGYRKLWDTVNKNKEIKKIINEIPIKAKSKPKKKKQSVDREVNVSDLSASDDNESITSESPEMQEEFSEELNEGLVRKSTMEDFEQRDEDIEIDQIHRPKKTKSIPIEEKVSETTKNKTKLVTDIDPFKFISMPDTTIINSSVPVTEEGNEEEDEEEQRRMTLAEAFADDDVIEQFKEEKKRVVSASAPKDIDLTLPGWGEWGGSGVKISKRKRRQFIIKAPPAPKRRDENQGNLIINEDKNTNMRRQQVDDLPFPFRSAAAFETTIRAPVTSTFIPETAVRKLAAPKVITKIGTVIAPMTDEVLISTTNRNKESDDKMELENVKKSSQVKDKKRKRSELTATPPNKRKVRKNEWKITDKPAAKSLKK from the exons ATGTCTAAATTGAAAACCCTTCAACCTGCTGAAGAAAAGCAAGAATTTCTCGACATCGATGAAACTGCGAGTAACGATGGAGACGATGAACAGAAACACGAAAAGTTGCTTAATGCCATATCGAAACTGGGAAGAAATAAGAA GATGAAAATAACCCAGAGAACTGAACCAGTTTCTAAAATCAATGAACATGCTTTAGTTCAAATTGGTACTGGGGATGGAGACTCGAAggctaaaaaaattcaagttgatGATTTACTTAGTGTTATTGCAAAGAAAACTCGTTTGGGAGCACTTTCAAAAACTGTCAAGCAAGCAAAATCAAGAACCCAAACTCTAAAAGTTCCTCTAGAAAAACCCCAAGCTTTAAGG GTTGAGCGTGCAGCTGGCTatgaaaaagttaaagacgAAATATCAAGATGGGATGACACTGTGAAAGGGAATCGAAATGCTGAACAAttgatttttcctttgaaCCAACCctctttaaaaatgtgttcctCAAAGGAGTTTACATCAAAATTCAAG CCCAAAACTCCTTTGGAACAACAAATTAGCGAGCTTTTAcgaggaaacaaaaatgttcaagCTGAAGATCAG GAACTTACCCCTGCTGAGCAAGAGGCATTAACTTCTATGTCTCTGAAAGAAGCTTTAGAGAGACGTAAAGAACTGGCCAAAAGCAGAGCTCTTCAGTCATATCAAGAAGCAAAAGCTAGAcggcaaaataaaatcaagagcAAAAC GTATCATCGGCTGcttaagagagagaaaatgaaaaatcacgtCAAAGAATTTGAGGCTCTTAAAGAACATGATCCCGAGAAGGCATTAGAAAAACTCGAGCAGTTGGATAAAAAGAGAATCGAGGAGCGTATGACATTAAAGCACAAAGGCGCCGGCAAGTGGGCCAAATTGCAAGCCATTCGTTCAAAATACGACGAAAAT GCAAGAGAATCATTGGCAGATCAACTGCGTATTGGCAAGGAAGTGACaaggaaagtaaaaaaatcagaCGATGAATCTGATGAAGATATTCCTCCGATTCCTCTGGAAAAAAGCGACAACCCGTGGTTAGGCGGCACAGAATCAGCTCATCCTACTTCAGAGATCACTTCAGGATATCGAAAACTCTGGGACACCGTCAACAAGAATAAAGAGATAAAGAAAATTATAAACGAAATCCCCATCAAAGCTAAAAgcaagccaaaaaagaagaaacaatcaGTTGATCGTGAAGTCAATGTTAGCGACTTATCTGCATCGGATGACAATGAGAGCATCACTTCAGAGTCTCCAGAAATGCAGGAAGAGTTTTCAGAAGAACTGAACGAAGGTTTAGTTCGAAAAAGCACAATGGAAGATTTCGAACAACGGGATGAAGACATCGAAATCGACCAAATCCATCGgccgaagaaaacaaaaagcataccgatagaagaaaaagtctccgaaacaactaaaaataaaacgaaattgGTCACAGACATTGATCCATTCAAGTTTATTTCGATGCCAGACACCACAATAATAAACTCCTCAGTTCCTGTGACAGAAGaaggaaatgaagaagaagacgaagaagaacaaCGACGGATGACGTTGGCGGAAGCATttgctgatgatgatgtgaTCGAACAGTTCAAGGAGGAGAAAAAACGAGTTGTTAGTGCATCCGCTCCTAAAGATATTGATTTGACTTTACCTGGATGGGGAGAATGGGGTGGTTCTGGTGTAAAAATCTCCAAACGTAAGAGGAGGCAATTTATCATCAAAGCCCCACCCGCCCCTAAACGAAGAGATGAAAATCAGGGAAATCTTATCATCAACGAGGATAAGAATACTAACATGCGTCGTCAACAG GTTGATGACTTGCCTTTCCCGTTCCgctctgctgctgcctttGAAACCACTATTCGAGCACCGGTGACATCGACATTTATTCCCGAAACTGCTGTTCGTAAATTGGCAGCGCCTAAGGTCATAACCAAAATTGGTACTGTAATTGCTCCCATGACCGACGAGGTCCTCATCTCGACGACCAATCGAAACAAAGAATCAGACGATAAAATGGAACTTGAAAATGTGAAGAAATCATCGCAGGTtaaagataagaaaagaaaaagatctgAGTTGACCGCCACCCCACCTAACAAGCGCAAAGTGCGGAAAAACGAATGGAAGATAACTGACAAGCCTGCAGCCAAAtcattaaagaaataa